The Nitrobacter hamburgensis X14 genome contains the following window.
CGCTGACTCCATTCCATATCCGTCTCCGTGGGAAACTTCTTCAACAGCCTGCTAGGCCCTTTTTTTTGACGAGGGGGCGGTGAACGAAAGTGCGCGTGGGCTGCTGCCCGTTCATGGGGTGATGTCGGATGTCCGGACGAACCGGGTCAGAGGTGAACCGGGCTACTTCAGCCCCGCCGGTAGCGGCTCGAGCACGTCGCCCTTGGGGTCCGCCACCACATCGATCTCGAAGGTCTCGACCGTCAGGGGCCCGCGCTTGCGTTCCAGGGTTGCAACCTTCTCGACGTGATTGAAATACCGCGCGGGGCGCCCCCACCCTTCCAATCCGTCATCGACATAGAGCAGTTTGCCCGTGAGCTGGTCGGCTGCCGGCTGCGGACCGTTGATCCAGCGGATGCGCTCGAAACGCTGCACCACGCAAGTATCCTTCGGCAGGTAAAACCGAAGCCAGCTCGCGACGCCATAGCTTTGAGCCAGTACGCAGCGCGCGCCGGTTTTCGCGCGCACCGCCTCGATCTCAGTGGCAAGCCCGCGCCAGCCGACACCGACGCTGCGCACCGAGGCATCGCGCCGATATCCTGAGAGAAGGCCGGTGTTCACCTGCACCACCAGCGCCACCAACATCGCAACGCCCACCGGCACCGCCCAGCGGCGGCAGACATCGGCGATATGCCGGCCGCGCGGCTTCCAGCGCGTGACGTCGGCGGCCACCGCGGCTGCGACCGCCAGTGCCGGATAGATCGGCCCGAACCAGTTGGCCTCGACGCGAGCGTGCAGCGAATGCCAGACGAAATAGATCGTCAGCGTCCAGACCGTCGCGCTGATCAGCGCCCGCGCGGCCCGCGTGCCCTCGTCGCGCTTCGACAATGCAAATAGCCCCATCGCGGCGAGAACGAACACCGGCGGGGTCGCGAAGGCGATTTGCGTCGGGATCAACTCGATAATGTAGCGAAGGGTGAACTGGTCCACGCGCGCGCGGCCGAACTGCTTGGCGAACGACACCCAATGGTGGTCGGCGTTCCAGATCACGACCGGCGAGAATATCGCCAGCGCGACCAGCCCGCCGAGATAGGGCCACGGCGACCTCAGCCAGCGGCGCAATTCCGGCACGGCCAACAGCCAGATAAGGATCACCGGACCGAAGAACAGCGCGGTATATTTCGACACCAGCGCTGCGCCCACAGCCGCGCCCACCGCGAGCCACCAGGCCCTGCGTCCGGTCGCGAGCAATTCGGCGAGACACAGCAGCACGAAACTCGATGCCGCCATCAGCGGCGCGTCCGGCGTCACGATCACGGTGCCGGCCGCCACCATCAGCATGACGTTGAGAAGAACGGTTGCCGTCGCCGCCGCACGCGCGCTGTCGAACAGCAGCACTGTGGCGCGATAGACCGCAAAGCTCATCGGCAGCGCCAGCAGGATCGAGACCAGCCGGACGCCGAATTCGGTATCGCCGGCGATCATGGTGCCGAGGCGGATCACGATCGCCACCAGCGGCGGATGATCGTAATAGCCGCCGGCCAGATGCTTCGACCAGGTCCAGTAATAGGCCTCGTCGAACGTCAGCGGCGTCAGCGCCGCGCAGACTAGCCGCAGCGCCACCAGCGCGAGGACCGTGAGAACAACGGCGCGGGCGGACCGCGTCCCGGTCAGACCCATCGCCGTGCTATCGCCTGCGCCAAACGAACAGGCTGGACACCGCGTAGTTCCAGACCACGCCCATCAGCGCGCCGGCGGCGCCTGCCAGCCACCAGATCGGCTCCTGATTGTAGACCGAGAACGCGACGCCGACATTGGCGAGCAGACCGACGCTGCACACCAAGTAGAAAACAAGGAGGCCGCGCAGGATCCCGATCCCTTTCAGGCGCTGGTCGCGATAGGTCAGGAAGTTGTTGAGCAGGAAATTGCTGGTCATCGCCAGGACCGCGCCAAAAGCCTGCGAGTGCGGAAACGGCCATCGCAGCGCATCAAGCGCGACAAACAGACCGGCGAAATGGACGACGACGCCGACCGACCCGACCAGCGCGAACAGCAGGAATCGTAGCGAGACCGCATCACGCGTCAGCTTCGCCAGCACCAGGCCGAGGAAGTCCAGCGCGACCATCGAATCCAGCTTGCTCTCGCCGTGCAGCCGCGAGCCGAACGTGAAGGGAATTTCCGTGACGCGCAACGCGCCGCGCGCGGTTGCGATCACGTCGAGCAGGATCTTGAAGCCCTGGATCGAAAGCTCGGGCGCGAGCTGTTCGAAGCGGTCGCGGCGGATCATGAAAAAGCCGCTCATGGGGTCGGCGATCTCGATGTGCAGCAGCCGCTTCGCGACCGAGGTTGCCAGCATGCTGAAGCCCGCGCGCTGCTTGTCGAAGCTGTCGGCGCTGCCGCCTTCGATGTAACGGCTGCCGACCACGAGGTCGGCGGCGTCGCTTTCCAGAAGCGCGAGCATCTTCGGCAACCGGGTTTCATCGTGCTGAAGGTCGGCATCCATCACCGCGGTGCACGGCGCGCTCGATGCCAAAATGCCCTCGATGCACGCGCCCGATAGGCCGCGCCGTCCGATCCGCCTGATGCAGCGAACGCGCGGATCGATCGCGGCCAGCTTCCGCACCACGTCGAAGGTCCCGTCGGGGGAGTTGTCGTCGACATAGATGGCTTCCCACGCGATTCCCGTCAGCGCGGCCGACAACTTCCGGTACAGCGCAACCACGTTGTCGCGCTCGTTGAAAG
Protein-coding sequences here:
- a CDS encoding glycosyltransferase family 39 protein, which gives rise to MGLTGTRSARAVVLTVLALVALRLVCAALTPLTFDEAYYWTWSKHLAGGYYDHPPLVAIVIRLGTMIAGDTEFGVRLVSILLALPMSFAVYRATVLLFDSARAAATATVLLNVMLMVAAGTVIVTPDAPLMAASSFVLLCLAELLATGRRAWWLAVGAAVGAALVSKYTALFFGPVILIWLLAVPELRRWLRSPWPYLGGLVALAIFSPVVIWNADHHWVSFAKQFGRARVDQFTLRYIIELIPTQIAFATPPVFVLAAMGLFALSKRDEGTRAARALISATVWTLTIYFVWHSLHARVEANWFGPIYPALAVAAAVAADVTRWKPRGRHIADVCRRWAVPVGVAMLVALVVQVNTGLLSGYRRDASVRSVGVGWRGLATEIEAVRAKTGARCVLAQSYGVASWLRFYLPKDTCVVQRFERIRWINGPQPAADQLTGKLLYVDDGLEGWGRPARYFNHVEKVATLERKRGPLTVETFEIDVVADPKGDVLEPLPAGLK
- a CDS encoding glycosyltransferase; its protein translation is MNEAIRPAPVDPSTGMPRQLSVVVPTFNERDNVVALYRKLSAALTGIAWEAIYVDDNSPDGTFDVVRKLAAIDPRVRCIRRIGRRGLSGACIEGILASSAPCTAVMDADLQHDETRLPKMLALLESDAADLVVGSRYIEGGSADSFDKQRAGFSMLATSVAKRLLHIEIADPMSGFFMIRRDRFEQLAPELSIQGFKILLDVIATARGALRVTEIPFTFGSRLHGESKLDSMVALDFLGLVLAKLTRDAVSLRFLLFALVGSVGVVVHFAGLFVALDALRWPFPHSQAFGAVLAMTSNFLLNNFLTYRDQRLKGIGILRGLLVFYLVCSVGLLANVGVAFSVYNQEPIWWLAGAAGALMGVVWNYAVSSLFVWRRR